In a genomic window of Saccharothrix sp. HUAS TT1:
- a CDS encoding tetratricopeptide repeat protein — MCQPWSRSPATPGLGRIPADSELFVGRSGELARLDAAVAGSGRAVVVTVHGLGGVGKSTLAARFAHLHTDRYAPVWWITADSPSAIDTGLADLATTLAPQVAGAPLEQRTELAVRWLATHDRWLLVLDNLTTLADAAGLLERVRTGTIVITSRQGTGWQGIATIPLDVLPAEEAVELLTRIVRAERPDADRLCEELGWLPLAIEQAGAYLAQTRITPLTYLDLLKRYPARMFTAAAEGGDAQRTMARVWRVTLDRLDDTPLAGRVLRHLAWYAPDAIPRTLLAGVFDEPDLSEALGRLAAYSMITLTGDTIGVHRLVQTLTRTPDPTDPHRQPTDIAHARDTTATVLATALTGADHRLPADWPVFQTVLPHARALLEHTHPDTDTEPLCYLAHRLGGYLGDQGNTTTAIALHTRAAHSRQRLHGPDHPDTLASRSDLAYAYQTAGDLKRAIPLHEATLADTERVLGPDHPNTLVSRSNLASAYRMLGDLERAIPLYKAILADAERLLGPDHPNTLASRNNLASAYETAGDLKRAIPLHEATLADIKRVLGPDHPDTLASRNNLAYAYQAAGDPKRAIPLHEATLADTERVLGPDHPDTLVFRNNLATAYKAAGDPKRAIPLFEATLSDRQQLLGPDHPNTLATRNNLASTYQAAGDLKRAIPLHEATLADAERVLGPDHPNTLATRNNLASTYQAAGDLKRAIPLHEATLADTERVLGPDHPDTLASRSNLASAYRRAGDLERAIPLYKATLAHAERVLGPDHGLTRTIRSTLETTTSGHD; from the coding sequence GTGTGCCAGCCATGGAGTCGATCCCCCGCGACGCCGGGACTGGGCAGGATTCCGGCCGACTCGGAGCTGTTCGTGGGGCGGTCGGGTGAGTTGGCGCGTCTGGACGCGGCGGTGGCGGGTTCGGGGCGCGCGGTGGTGGTCACGGTCCACGGGTTGGGTGGGGTCGGCAAGAGCACCCTGGCCGCCCGCTTCGCCCACCTGCACACCGACCGCTACGCGCCGGTCTGGTGGATCACCGCGGACTCCCCGTCCGCGATCGACACCGGCCTGGCCGACCTGGCAACCACCCTCGCCCCTCAGGTTGCGGGTGCGCCGCTGGAGCAGCGCACCGAACTGGCCGTGCGGTGGCTGGCCACCCATGACCGGTGGCTGCTCGTGCTGGACAACCTGACCACGCTTGCCGACGCGGCAGGGCTGCTGGAACGAGTCCGGACCGGCACGATCGTGATCACCTCACGCCAGGGCACCGGCTGGCAGGGCATTGCCACGATCCCGCTGGACGTGCTGCCCGCCGAAGAGGCCGTGGAGCTGCTGACCCGCATCGTGCGCGCGGAGCGGCCCGACGCCGACCGACTGTGCGAAGAGTTGGGGTGGCTGCCGCTGGCGATCGAGCAGGCAGGCGCCTACCTCGCCCAGACCCGTATCACCCCGCTCACCTACCTGGACCTGCTGAAGCGGTACCCGGCGCGGATGTTCACCGCGGCCGCGGAGGGCGGAGACGCCCAACGCACCATGGCCCGCGTCTGGCGCGTCACCCTGGACCGCCTGGACGACACACCCCTGGCCGGGCGGGTGCTGCGGCACCTGGCCTGGTACGCCCCCGACGCCATCCCCCGCACCCTGCTCGCGGGCGTGTTCGACGAGCCGGACCTGTCGGAGGCGTTAGGCCGGCTGGCCGCCTACAGCATGATCACCCTCACCGGCGACACCATCGGCGTACACCGCCTAGTCCAGACCCTCACCCGAACCCCCGACCCCACCGACCCCCACCGCCAACCCACCGACATCGCCCACGCCCGCGACACCACCGCCACCGTCCTCGCCACCGCCCTCACCGGAGCCGACCACCGCCTGCCCGCCGACTGGCCCGTCTTCCAGACGGTCTTGCCCCACGCGCGGGCACTGCTCGAACACACCCACCCCGACACCGATACCGAACCGCTCTGCTACCTCGCCCATCGCCTCGGCGGCTACCTCGGCGACCAGGGCAACACCACCACTGCCATCGCACTGCACACCCGCGCCGCCCATAGCCGCCAGCGCCTCCACGGCCCCGATCACCCGGACACGCTGGCCTCACGCAGTGACCTGGCCTACGCCTACCAGACGGCGGGTGATCTGAAACGGGCAATCCCGCTGCACGAGGCAACACTGGCCGATACCGAACGAGTGCTAGGCCCCGACCACCCGAACACGCTGGTCTCACGCAGCAACCTGGCCAGCGCCTATCGGATGTTGGGTGATCTGGAACGGGCAATCCCGCTGTACAAGGCAATACTGGCCGATGCCGAACGGCTGCTGGGTCCCGACCACCCGAACACGCTGGCCTCACGCAACAACCTGGCCAGCGCCTACGAGACGGCGGGTGATCTGAAACGGGCAATTCCGCTGCACGAGGCAACACTGGCCGATATCAAACGGGTGCTGGGCCCCGACCACCCTGACACGCTGGCCTCACGCAACAACCTCGCCTACGCCTACCAGGCGGCGGGTGATCCGAAACGGGCAATCCCGCTGCACGAGGCAACGCTGGCCGATACCGAACGAGTGCTGGGCCCCGACCACCCTGACACGCTGGTCTTTCGCAATAACCTGGCCACCGCCTACAAGGCTGCGGGTGATCCGAAACGGGCAATTCCGCTGTTCGAAGCAACGCTGTCCGATCGGCAGCAGTTACTGGGCCCCGACCACCCGAACACGCTGGCCACACGCAACAACCTCGCCAGCACCTACCAGGCGGCGGGTGATCTGAAACGGGCAATTCCGCTGCACGAGGCAACACTGGCCGATGCCGAACGAGTGCTGGGCCCCGACCACCCGAACACGCTGGCCACACGCAACAACCTCGCCAGCACCTACCAGGCGGCGGGTGATCTGAAACGGGCAATCCCGCTGCACGAGGCAACACTGGCCGATACCGAACGAGTGCTAGGCCCCGACCACCCTGACACGCTGGCCTCACGCAGCAACCTGGCCAGCGCCTATCGGAGGGCGGGTGATCTGGAACGGGCAATCCCGCTGTACAAGGCGACACTGGCCCATGCCGAACGGGTGTTGGGCCCCGACCACGGCCTGACCAGAACGATCCGCTCGACTCTCGAGACTACGACAAGCGGCCACGACTGA